In Paenibacillus sp. FSL R7-0345, a single window of DNA contains:
- a CDS encoding glycoside hydrolase family 3 C-terminal domain-containing protein, giving the protein MSRVWKKAFFKKAAVLSLAAALLIPAGTVSLPLQAAAEDVAAVTFQRDVTNKPVFDGVPGHLKAFVELVLADMSNDDLIYYTDQKSAGNARTIAGGYELPGTAAGGVDRVMGVSTDMPSMLALGQSWNKELVNEVGTVIGNERRGEVASTNPNTLMFSAVSDLRTNPLSGRFEEGYAEDPVLAGSMVSAMSEGITGYGEAGNEDGFWLKVQLGTKHFTNYIAQWFRQSGQFSASARALNEYQNKSFLAPLEAGLVQSIMTTYGRTNGVPNHISPNIIRASNANPYSMMPVGDFIFADQNMTNGFNNGYQNYTDADGKAALLLLSGNHANANGSTQANLKNAIANGTFGVTRTDLENGVRGQIEMWVRTGYFNAKNADGTPVLYPFTQLAKDKSPQDSTLTDSQAVALEAARESVVLLKNDNGLLPLAGSSDVAVTGLFADTRFKATYSVSKTPALPDAGLSPLGAIREAAGAEHVTYGTGAPIVAFESVANGKTVTAATYAAGAQLTASFTAPASVTAATYTAASPVTEDAVTVTENVYTYQAGGKFYTDAQAFEAYAWGQGGYSFLSLANGKWMKDVTSGSSRTVQNNDATKLNLVENPFSNVADASTLPGRFRHEVNADGTVSLIAGTYTESFAGGFETVYYTGGRFVTLGATEGLELSAAPLANKAGAAARTDSQKYREVVLKKAGADAQVWAADNDYAVVVVGTPARHSAGEGADRSDLNLGEDQYKIVSEVAKSFPKKTIVIVKANAPVNMKEIQNNENVAAILYQPYAGQYDSKALAEVLYGDYAPTGRLTSTWYAGTESFPALSRYSLPEGVAAPTTLAEIDPRFTADMTNGDPLDSKMTYMYTDAEVTYPFGYGLGYSSFSYSNLKVPAGVSGDQPFTVSVDVTNTGTVDTSEVVQLYIKHNASSYGGHTPKKQLVSYAKADIAAGATRTVRLTVKPSDFAVWDVNRNEYVTEAGSYTLMAGTSSDAVLLDTVFAYSGEGIAVLAATEAPVNVFDHSFASRDVVYREVSKLRTADGLKAKLSENGYYAVMSKNSNAWTALNKVDLTGVNGITLRGASVNASSVIEVRADSPNGTRLAVLTFDQTKAATRDVPGSTFKVIELDYTEVTESFLTSTSGIHDLYLVFKNPDIRVDSIQLHGTAPEPEPAYPGGTGSVQTPVTQNPAAGSTGTEETGSTPPSPVPAQSLFKDVGDNFSWAAEAINKLAAAGIIKGTAADTFEPGKPITRADVVLLLVRAFSLQGGTAAASFTDVKPDAYYAEALATAKSLGITEGDGGRFNPQGQISRQDLFVLIMRTLKSTGKLDVTGTAADLAGYRDAAQVSGYAAEAVATLVKAGLVKGDGTGLNPRGTATRAEAATILYRIMNSL; this is encoded by the coding sequence ATGAGTCGAGTATGGAAAAAAGCATTCTTCAAAAAAGCGGCGGTCTTGAGCCTGGCTGCGGCACTGCTGATACCGGCAGGTACAGTATCGCTGCCGCTTCAGGCAGCGGCGGAGGACGTAGCAGCAGTTACCTTCCAGCGTGATGTAACGAACAAGCCGGTTTTTGACGGCGTGCCGGGTCATCTGAAGGCCTTTGTGGAGCTGGTGCTTGCAGATATGAGCAATGACGATCTGATCTACTACACCGACCAGAAAAGCGCCGGCAATGCCCGCACCATAGCCGGAGGGTACGAGCTGCCCGGTACGGCGGCCGGAGGTGTTGACCGTGTAATGGGCGTCAGCACCGATATGCCGTCCATGCTGGCCCTGGGCCAGAGCTGGAACAAGGAGCTGGTTAATGAGGTCGGCACAGTCATCGGCAATGAGCGGCGCGGCGAGGTAGCCAGCACCAATCCCAATACGCTGATGTTCTCGGCCGTATCCGATCTGCGGACCAATCCGCTCAGCGGCCGGTTTGAGGAAGGGTATGCCGAAGATCCGGTGCTTGCCGGCTCGATGGTCAGTGCCATGTCGGAAGGAATTACCGGCTACGGGGAGGCCGGCAATGAGGACGGCTTCTGGCTGAAGGTGCAGCTCGGCACCAAGCACTTCACGAACTACATCGCCCAGTGGTTCAGACAGAGCGGCCAGTTCTCGGCAAGTGCGCGTGCGCTGAACGAATACCAGAATAAAAGCTTCCTCGCACCGCTGGAAGCCGGTCTCGTCCAAAGCATCATGACAACCTACGGGCGGACGAACGGGGTGCCAAACCATATCTCGCCTAACATTATCCGGGCAAGCAATGCCAATCCGTACAGTATGATGCCGGTCGGCGATTTTATTTTTGCCGATCAGAATATGACTAACGGCTTCAACAACGGATACCAGAATTATACCGATGCGGACGGTAAGGCTGCGCTGCTGCTGCTTAGCGGCAACCATGCCAATGCCAATGGATCGACGCAGGCTAACCTCAAAAATGCCATCGCGAACGGCACGTTCGGCGTCACCCGTACGGACCTGGAGAACGGCGTGCGCGGCCAGATTGAAATGTGGGTCCGCACCGGTTACTTCAATGCCAAGAATGCTGACGGTACGCCGGTGCTGTACCCGTTCACGCAGCTGGCCAAGGATAAGAGCCCGCAGGATTCAACGCTTACGGACAGCCAGGCGGTTGCGCTTGAAGCAGCGCGCGAAAGTGTAGTCCTGCTGAAGAATGACAATGGCCTGCTGCCGCTTGCGGGGTCGAGCGATGTGGCCGTGACCGGGCTGTTCGCCGATACCCGGTTCAAGGCAACCTACTCCGTCTCGAAGACACCGGCGCTGCCGGATGCCGGCCTCTCCCCGCTGGGAGCGATCCGTGAGGCTGCCGGTGCGGAGCATGTAACCTACGGGACGGGTGCTCCAATTGTTGCCTTCGAGTCTGTGGCGAACGGCAAGACCGTCACGGCAGCCACGTATGCGGCCGGTGCACAGCTGACTGCTTCCTTTACCGCTCCGGCTTCAGTAACGGCGGCTACCTATACAGCAGCTTCACCGGTTACAGAGGATGCTGTTACAGTAACAGAAAACGTGTATACGTATCAGGCCGGAGGAAAGTTTTATACGGATGCACAGGCCTTTGAAGCCTATGCCTGGGGGCAGGGCGGATACAGCTTCCTGTCGCTGGCGAACGGCAAGTGGATGAAGGATGTCACGAGCGGCAGCAGCCGGACGGTACAGAATAACGATGCCACCAAGCTGAATCTGGTGGAGAATCCGTTCTCGAATGTTGCGGATGCCAGCACGCTTCCCGGCCGGTTCCGCCATGAGGTAAATGCAGACGGCACGGTATCCCTGATTGCCGGAACCTACACGGAAAGCTTCGCCGGCGGGTTCGAAACGGTGTATTATACCGGCGGGCGATTTGTTACACTCGGCGCAACAGAAGGGCTGGAGCTGTCGGCAGCTCCGCTGGCGAACAAAGCTGGAGCTGCGGCGCGTACAGACAGCCAGAAGTACCGTGAGGTCGTGCTCAAGAAAGCGGGAGCGGATGCACAGGTCTGGGCGGCTGACAACGATTATGCCGTAGTTGTGGTCGGTACCCCGGCCCGTCACAGCGCCGGAGAAGGCGCCGACCGGTCGGATCTGAACCTGGGAGAGGATCAATACAAGATCGTATCCGAGGTGGCGAAATCTTTCCCCAAGAAGACCATCGTCATCGTCAAGGCCAATGCTCCGGTCAACATGAAGGAGATCCAGAACAATGAGAATGTGGCCGCGATTCTGTATCAGCCGTATGCCGGCCAGTATGACAGCAAGGCGCTGGCTGAAGTATTGTACGGCGATTATGCGCCGACAGGGCGCCTGACCTCCACCTGGTATGCGGGTACGGAGTCCTTCCCGGCGCTGAGCAGATATTCCCTGCCGGAAGGCGTTGCCGCTCCAACAACTCTTGCAGAAATTGATCCGCGTTTTACAGCGGACATGACGAATGGTGATCCGCTCGACAGTAAAATGACTTATATGTACACCGATGCAGAGGTAACCTATCCGTTTGGTTACGGGCTAGGCTACAGCAGCTTCAGCTATTCGAATCTTAAAGTTCCGGCAGGTGTAAGCGGGGATCAGCCGTTTACCGTAAGCGTTGACGTTACGAATACTGGAACTGTTGACACCTCGGAGGTTGTACAGCTGTACATCAAGCACAATGCGTCCTCCTACGGCGGACATACACCGAAGAAACAGCTGGTCTCCTATGCAAAAGCGGACATTGCCGCCGGCGCGACCCGGACGGTGCGGCTGACAGTCAAGCCGTCAGATTTTGCCGTCTGGGATGTTAACCGCAATGAGTATGTAACAGAGGCCGGCAGCTATACGCTGATGGCCGGTACATCTTCGGATGCTGTGCTGCTGGATACAGTATTCGCCTACAGCGGAGAGGGCATCGCAGTGCTTGCAGCAACTGAAGCTCCGGTGAACGTATTTGATCACAGCTTCGCATCCAGGGATGTTGTATACCGCGAGGTTTCGAAGCTGCGCACAGCCGACGGGCTGAAGGCGAAGCTGTCCGAAAACGGCTATTATGCGGTAATGTCCAAGAACAGTAATGCCTGGACAGCCCTGAATAAAGTCGATCTGACCGGCGTGAACGGAATCACGCTGCGGGGAGCCTCTGTCAATGCAAGCTCGGTCATCGAGGTAAGGGCAGATTCTCCGAATGGAACACGGCTGGCGGTATTGACCTTTGACCAGACCAAGGCGGCCACCCGCGATGTTCCCGGCAGCACCTTCAAAGTAATCGAGCTGGATTACACAGAGGTTACGGAGAGCTTCCTGACCAGTACCTCCGGCATACATGACCTGTACCTTGTGTTCAAAAACCCGGACATCCGGGTGGACAGTATCCAGCTGCATGGAACAGCACCCGAGCCTGAGCCTGCCTATCCTGGCGGCACAGGCAGTGTACAGACCCCTGTAACCCAGAACCCTGCTGCCGGCAGCACCGGTACGGAAGAGACCGGCAGTACGCCTCCGTCTCCGGTTCCTGCTCAATCCCTGTTCAAGGATGTAGGTGATAACTTCTCCTGGGCAGCGGAAGCCATTAACAAGCTGGCGGCTGCAGGCATTATTAAGGGAACGGCTGCAGACACCTTTGAACCGGGCAAGCCGATCACCCGTGCGGATGTTGTCCTGCTGCTTGTGCGTGCCTTCAGCCTGCAGGGCGGGACGGCGGCGGCTTCCTTTACGGATGTGAAGCCTGACGCTTATTATGCTGAAGCGCTGGCAACTGCCAAGAGCCTGGGAATTACCGAAGGGGACGGCGGCCGGTTTAACCCGCAGGGCCAGATCAGCAGGCAGGATTTGTTCGTGCTGATCATGCGGACGCTGAAGTCAACAGGCAAGCTGGACGTGACCGGAACAGCTGCCGACCTGGCAGGC